The DNA sequence GGCAGCAATGCCTGGCGCTGCTGCGGACGGCGAGCCTCGGCCGGGTGATCTTCACCCACCGGGCGATGCCGGCGGTCCGCCCGGTCCGCTTCACGGTCGTCGAGGACGCCGTGGTCTTCGCCGTCCCGGCCGCCAGTCCCCTCTACGCGGGCGCGCGCGACGCCGTCGTCGCGTTCGAAGCCGACGAATACGCCGACGACCTCGGGGCCGGCTGGTACGTCAGCCTGCTCGGGCGGGCCACCGAGTCCGGCGCGGTCGACATCGCCTGC is a window from the Amycolatopsis sp. cg9 genome containing:
- a CDS encoding pyridoxamine 5'-phosphate oxidase family protein, which produces MVDDVGFGLLLDRQQCLALLRTASLGRVIFTHRAMPAVRPVRFTVVEDAVVFAVPAASPLYAGARDAVVAFEADEYADDLGAGWYVSLLGRATESGAVDIACPCPGPVPVGHRFLRIPAESISGHRLACHAQ